In the Caballeronia sp. LZ062 genome, one interval contains:
- a CDS encoding indolepyruvate ferredoxin oxidoreductase family protein: MNAPLDAEQRASLEAALKSVTLDDKYTLERGRAYMSGIQALVRLPMLQQERDRAAGLNTAGFISGYRGSPLGGLDQSLWKAKQYLAAHQVVFQPGVNEDLAATAVWGSQQVNLYPSAKYDGVFSMWYGKGPGVDRSGDVFKHGNSAGSSKHGGVLVLAGDDHAAKSSTLAHQSEHIFKACGLPVLFPSNVQEYLDFGLHGWAMSRYSGLWVAMKCVTDVVESSASVDIDPHRTQIVIPTDFAMPDGGLNIRWPDPPLVQEARLLDYKWYAALAYVRANRLDRIEIDAPHARFGIMTGGKAYLDVRQALTDLGLDDETCAQIGIRLYKVGCVWPLEAQGAQEFARGLQEILVVEEKRQILEYAIKEELYNWPDAQRPRVFGKFDEKDGAGGEWSVPMGNWLLPAHYELSPAIIAKAIAARLAKFDLPADVRARIAARIAVIEAKEKALARPRVEAERKPWFCSGCPHNTSTNVPEGSRAMAGIGCHYMTVWMDRNTSTFSQMGGEGVAWVGQAPFTNDKHVFANLGDGTYFHSGLLAIRAAIASKVNITYKILYNDAVAMTGGQPVDGVLTVPQITQQLAAEGAAKIVIVTDQPEKYTPDVGLAPGIEVHHRDELDDIQRQLREIPGTSILIYDQTCATEKRRRRKRGAFPDPAKRVVINEAVCEGCGDCSVKSNCLSVEPLDTEYGTKRQINQSTCNKDYSCLNGFCPSFVTVEGGQLKKPKATSVAGDAMPPVPTPELPEIGRPYGVLVTGVGGTGVVTIGALLGMAAHLEQKGVTVLDVTGLAQKGGAVMSHVQIANRPTDIHATRIAMGEADLVIGCDAIVTASDECGSRMQPGHTRVVVNSAQTPTAAFIKDPNWRFPGASAEADIRAAAGEHVALVDANRFAVALMGDAIYTNPFVLGYAWQMGWVPLRHESIVRAIELNAVQVEKNLAAFEWGRRAAHDPAAVTRLAGGKQASDATPGKIIALHTPKGLDALIDKRLDYLAKYQNAAYAARYGRLVADVRAAEAELGVGDYLLTEAVAKNLHKLMAYKDEYEVARLYADPAFIEKVKSSFEGDWKIKFHLAPPSMSKKDAHGHLVKKQFGPWMMPAMRVLARLKFLRGTALDPFGRTEERKMERALIGEYEALVRELIGGLTAGKLPLAVELASLPDSMRGYGHIKENNVKAAKVKWEKLLARWRSNEGGEKRQVA, translated from the coding sequence ATGAACGCCCCGCTAGACGCAGAACAAAGAGCTTCGCTAGAAGCCGCGCTGAAATCCGTCACGCTCGACGACAAATACACCCTCGAACGCGGCCGCGCGTATATGAGCGGCATCCAGGCGCTGGTTCGCCTGCCGATGCTCCAGCAAGAACGCGACAGAGCCGCCGGCCTCAACACCGCCGGATTCATTTCCGGCTATCGCGGTTCTCCCCTCGGTGGTCTCGACCAGTCGCTCTGGAAGGCGAAGCAGTATCTCGCCGCGCATCAGGTCGTGTTCCAGCCGGGCGTGAACGAAGATCTTGCGGCGACCGCCGTCTGGGGATCACAGCAAGTCAACCTGTACCCGAGCGCGAAGTACGACGGCGTCTTCTCGATGTGGTACGGCAAAGGCCCCGGCGTCGACCGTTCCGGCGATGTCTTCAAGCATGGGAATTCGGCCGGTTCGTCGAAACACGGCGGCGTGCTCGTGCTCGCCGGCGACGACCACGCGGCGAAGTCATCGACGCTCGCGCACCAGTCCGAGCACATCTTCAAGGCGTGCGGGCTGCCGGTGCTGTTTCCGTCGAACGTGCAGGAATATCTCGACTTCGGTCTGCACGGCTGGGCGATGAGCCGCTACTCCGGCCTCTGGGTCGCGATGAAATGCGTGACCGACGTGGTGGAATCGTCCGCGTCGGTGGATATCGACCCACATCGCACGCAGATCGTGATTCCGACCGATTTCGCGATGCCCGACGGCGGCCTGAACATCCGCTGGCCGGATCCGCCGCTCGTGCAGGAAGCGCGTCTGCTCGACTACAAGTGGTACGCCGCGCTCGCCTACGTGCGCGCGAACAGGCTGGACCGCATCGAGATCGATGCGCCGCACGCGCGCTTCGGCATCATGACGGGCGGCAAGGCGTATCTCGACGTGCGTCAGGCGCTGACCGATCTCGGCCTCGACGATGAAACCTGCGCGCAGATCGGCATTCGTCTCTATAAAGTCGGCTGCGTGTGGCCGCTCGAAGCGCAAGGCGCGCAGGAATTCGCGCGCGGCCTGCAGGAGATTCTGGTCGTTGAAGAGAAGCGCCAGATTCTCGAATACGCGATCAAAGAAGAGCTGTACAACTGGCCCGATGCGCAGCGTCCGCGCGTCTTCGGCAAGTTCGACGAAAAAGACGGCGCGGGCGGCGAATGGTCCGTGCCGATGGGCAACTGGCTGCTGCCCGCGCACTACGAGCTTTCGCCCGCGATCATCGCGAAGGCCATTGCCGCGCGGCTCGCGAAGTTCGACCTGCCCGCCGACGTGCGTGCCCGCATCGCGGCGCGCATCGCCGTGATCGAGGCGAAGGAAAAGGCGCTCGCGCGGCCGCGCGTCGAAGCGGAGCGCAAGCCGTGGTTCTGCTCGGGCTGTCCGCACAACACGTCGACGAACGTGCCGGAAGGTTCGCGCGCGATGGCGGGCATCGGCTGTCACTACATGACGGTCTGGATGGACCGCAACACGAGCACGTTCAGCCAGATGGGCGGCGAAGGCGTGGCGTGGGTCGGGCAAGCGCCGTTCACCAACGACAAACACGTGTTTGCCAATCTCGGCGACGGCACGTACTTCCACTCCGGCCTGCTGGCCATTCGCGCGGCGATCGCATCGAAGGTCAACATCACGTACAAGATTCTGTACAACGACGCCGTTGCGATGACGGGCGGCCAGCCGGTCGACGGCGTGCTGACCGTGCCGCAGATCACGCAACAGCTCGCGGCGGAAGGCGCGGCCAAGATTGTCATCGTCACGGATCAGCCGGAAAAATACACGCCGGACGTCGGCCTCGCGCCGGGCATCGAGGTGCATCATCGCGACGAACTGGACGACATTCAACGCCAGTTGCGCGAGATCCCCGGCACGTCAATTCTGATCTACGACCAGACCTGCGCGACCGAAAAACGCCGCCGCAGGAAACGCGGCGCGTTCCCCGATCCGGCGAAGCGCGTCGTCATCAACGAGGCCGTGTGCGAAGGCTGCGGCGATTGCTCGGTGAAGTCGAACTGTCTGTCCGTCGAGCCGCTCGACACGGAGTACGGCACGAAGCGCCAGATCAATCAATCGACGTGCAACAAGGACTACTCGTGTCTGAACGGCTTCTGCCCGAGCTTCGTGACGGTGGAAGGCGGCCAGTTGAAGAAGCCGAAGGCGACGAGTGTGGCCGGCGACGCGATGCCGCCCGTCCCCACGCCCGAGCTGCCCGAAATCGGCCGGCCATACGGCGTGCTGGTGACGGGCGTCGGCGGAACGGGCGTCGTGACCATCGGCGCGCTGCTCGGAATGGCGGCGCATCTGGAGCAAAAGGGCGTGACCGTGCTGGACGTCACCGGCCTCGCGCAGAAAGGCGGCGCCGTGATGAGCCACGTGCAGATCGCGAACCGCCCGACCGACATTCACGCGACGCGCATCGCGATGGGCGAGGCGGATCTCGTGATCGGCTGCGATGCAATTGTCACGGCCAGCGACGAGTGCGGCTCGCGCATGCAGCCGGGCCACACGCGCGTGGTCGTGAACAGCGCGCAGACGCCGACCGCCGCGTTCATCAAGGACCCGAACTGGCGCTTTCCGGGCGCGAGCGCGGAAGCGGATATCCGCGCGGCCGCGGGCGAGCATGTCGCGCTCGTCGATGCTAACCGCTTCGCCGTCGCGCTGATGGGCGACGCAATCTACACGAATCCGTTCGTGCTCGGCTATGCGTGGCAGATGGGCTGGGTGCCGCTGCGGCATGAGTCGATCGTGCGCGCCATCGAGCTGAACGCCGTGCAGGTCGAGAAGAATCTCGCCGCGTTCGAATGGGGCCGCCGCGCTGCGCACGATCCTGCTGCGGTGACGCGGCTGGCTGGCGGCAAGCAGGCTTCGGATGCGACGCCGGGCAAGATCATCGCGCTGCATACGCCGAAGGGGCTGGACGCGCTCATCGACAAGCGCCTCGACTATCTCGCGAAGTATCAGAACGCCGCGTATGCGGCGCGCTACGGACGGCTTGTCGCGGATGTGCGTGCCGCTGAAGCGGAGCTTGGCGTCGGCGACTATCTGCTGACCGAGGCCGTCGCGAAGAATCTGCACAAGCTGATGGCGTACAAGGACGAGTACGAAGTCGCGCGTCTCTATGCGGATCCGGCGTTCATCGAAAAAGTGAAGAGCAGTTTCGAAGGCGACTGGAAGATCAAGTTCCACCTCGCGCCGCCTTCGATGTCGAAGAAGGACGCGCATGGGCATCTCGTGAAGAAGCAATTCGGCCCGTGGATGATGCCCGCCATGCGCGTGCTGGCTCGCTTGAAGTTCCTGCGCGGAACGGCGCTCGATCCGTTCGGGCGCACGGAAGAGCGGAAGATGGAGCGCGCGTTGATCGGCGAGTATGAGGCGCTGGTGCGTGAATTGATTGGCGGACTAACAGCGGGGAAGTTGCCGCTTGCTGTCGAGCTTGCGAGCCTGCCTGACTCCATGCGCGGTTATGGGCATATCAAGGAGAACAACGTCAAGGCGGCGAAGGTGAAGTGGGAAAAGCTGCTGGCGCGGTGGCGTTCTAATGAAGGTGGGGAAAAGCGGCAGGTGGCTTGA
- the hppD gene encoding 4-hydroxyphenylpyruvate dioxygenase has protein sequence MSTTTWENPVGTDGFEFIEYTAPDPVALGKLFEQMGFTAIARHRHKNVTLYRQGEINFIVNAEPDSFAQRFARLHGPSICAIAFRVADAAKAYKRALDLGAWGFDNKTGPMELNIPAIKGIGDSLIYFVDRWRGKNGAEPGSIGDISIYDVDFEPIPGANPNPVGHGLTYIDHLTHNVHRGRMIEWAEFYERLFNFREVRYFDIEGKVTAVKSKAMTSPCGKIRIPINEEGSENAGQIQEYLDAYRGEGIQHIALGTDNIYETVDGLRGSNIALLDTIDTYYELVDRRVPNHGESVAELKKRKILIDGIRDEILLQIFTENQIGPIFFEIIQRKGNQGFGEGNFKALFESIELDQMRRGVLKDTSA, from the coding sequence ATGAGCACTACGACTTGGGAGAACCCCGTCGGCACCGACGGCTTCGAGTTCATCGAATACACCGCGCCGGACCCGGTCGCGCTCGGTAAGCTGTTCGAGCAGATGGGATTCACGGCGATCGCGCGGCATCGGCACAAGAACGTGACGCTGTATCGCCAGGGCGAGATCAATTTCATCGTCAACGCGGAGCCGGATTCATTCGCGCAACGCTTCGCGCGGCTGCACGGGCCGTCGATTTGCGCGATCGCGTTTCGTGTCGCGGATGCGGCGAAAGCGTACAAGCGCGCGCTCGACCTCGGCGCGTGGGGCTTCGACAACAAAACCGGCCCGATGGAACTGAATATCCCGGCGATCAAGGGCATCGGCGATTCGCTGATCTATTTCGTGGACCGCTGGCGCGGCAAGAACGGCGCAGAGCCGGGCAGCATCGGCGACATCAGCATCTACGACGTGGACTTCGAGCCCATTCCCGGCGCGAATCCGAATCCGGTCGGCCACGGGCTGACGTATATCGACCACCTGACGCACAACGTGCATCGCGGCCGCATGATCGAATGGGCGGAGTTTTACGAGCGCCTCTTCAATTTCCGCGAAGTGCGCTATTTCGATATCGAGGGCAAGGTGACGGCGGTAAAGTCGAAGGCGATGACTTCGCCGTGCGGCAAGATCCGCATTCCGATCAACGAAGAAGGCTCGGAAAACGCCGGTCAGATTCAGGAATATCTGGACGCGTATCGCGGCGAAGGAATCCAGCACATCGCCCTTGGCACCGACAACATCTATGAGACCGTCGACGGCTTACGCGGGTCGAATATTGCGCTGCTCGACACTATCGACACGTATTACGAACTGGTCGACCGGCGCGTGCCGAATCACGGCGAGTCGGTCGCCGAGCTGAAGAAGCGGAAGATTCTGATCGACGGCATTCGCGACGAAATCCTGCTGCAAATCTTCACGGAGAACCAGATCGGTCCGATCTTCTTCGAGATCATCCAGCGCAAGGGCAATCAGGGCTTCGGCGAGGGCAACTTCAAGGCGCTGTTCGAATCCATCGAACTGGATCAGATGCGGCGCGGCGTGCTGAAAGACACGAGCGCCTGA